The DNA window GGATTCCAGTCCACAGCAAACCATTTGGTTTAATTGTAATACAGGAACTACAGATTAAATGCTATAATTGCAGAATGAAAATTGGTAATGCCTGTTTGCAACTATAAATTTAATCACTACAGTATTAATAATAGCAACTATAACTAAGCAGGCcgaaatgaaattactttgtatAAGCATAAACCGAGGAAAAATACATACAACAGGTAAAAAGTTTGCGAAAGCCTGCATTCCCCAATTCCAGAAGAAAGGAGCAGTACCAAATCGAGCACTAACAGTTGGCACACCTAATATCTTAAAAGCACTCTTCACTTCAGGCAAATTCCTGGAGTAGGTAACACAATGTGAAATTTATTAGCTTCCTTTTTGGCTATATTATATTTCAGTTTTGTAACTTTGTCAATTATAAGATATGGAAAGGTAAACATTGGCCCAAGTGCTTACAATAAGTAGACATTTTTCTTTCTGACCCCCTTTCCGAAATCAATGTTCAGAGCTCCACTATAGGGCTTTAATTTGATTTCTTCTCCTGAATTAGTAATAAAAATAAGAATGACGTATAATTTTCCCTTACAGTGAGGAACTCCATAGGTGCAATAGCACTAGTGCATAAGCTGGAAGTACCCTTGTTATATGCAATTACATCCTCCCCAAGAAGCAGAAAACTTGTTGCCAATATTGTTGGACCAGCACCACCAGTACCTGCAGTATAGTAGAAGAATCTAAAAGAGGGGTTTAGCAACATATGGAATATGCATGGATGTTCAAAAACACTAATTACTAGCTTCATAGATCAAGTAAACATTGATGAAACAGTTTGACGCGACAGCTATTATGCAGGTGCTTTTAAGCTAACAGGAACACTCTCAGCCTAGCTAGGAGAGAAAACACATCATGGGGAATAGCAATTTAACTACTACATGCCAACAGAAAACCAAATAGAGCCCTTACTGTAGACTGAATGAATATTTTGGCATTTCCTGTTCTAGACAACAAAGAACTCTAACCTTAGTCTTTCAGGTTCGCCATTTTCACTTCTGGCAGCATGCACAAGCTCAGCAGCCATCACTGTCACGAGAGAAGAATACAATACACCAATAAGGACTCAAAGATCAAGATATTCATCTCTTCTAGATAGCCCCTTCTATTATACTTAACTAAAGCACCACCATCTATGCAGACCAAATGTTGTGGTTCAGTCTGATTTGCATCAGATTCTGTCCAGGAAAAGAAGGCCTGTGCAATTAAGTTCCTTCTACAGTTTGACAAGGatagagctatttaaagttaAGGCGATTAAACGATACTCCAATCCTCTGCATAAATGTGAGCCTTTTTGAAAATGTGTAGTCAAATGTTCTTAACTTGACCGCTAATATGAGCAAATGTATTTTGCTCGACAGAGTGAAAGTCATACTAATATGGTGGGCATAAAAAATACTTTCTTAATATTATTCCTGTAGATTTTACTGACAGAATGTGATAGAAACAGCAGTACACGATGTTTCTTCGAGACTCTGCTATGTCATTGTTGTGCATAGACGGAGTATTTCATTTGTCAATAGATGTTCTTTTTTTGTAGATTATATTTCTTTTATGTGTTTTAGCTTTGGTCATACTATACATGACATCGATGTATTTGGTGATCACACAAAAAATTTCCTCGTTTCAACTCTTGATGCTAGCTTACCATCGCATTTGAAAACTATTGTGGAGTATCATATTACTTATCAAGATTATTGTGTGAGAAAAGATGTGGTTGAGGAATTCATCAAAAGAACAAGAAAACTCAAGGACAATTGAGTTCTAAAGTCTAAAGAAAGAAGATACACTAATTACCATTGCTAACTCCTGGATATATGCCAGCAGTAGTAATAGCTGGAACACCAGCAGCTTTTGCTTGCTCATGGAAGCCTTTTGCTCTCCAAGAATAGTCCGTGTCATCGCAGACATCAATATATGGTGTCTGTTCCGGATAAAGTTCCAAATGTGCCAACAGCATTTTCAATTAAGTAGCTCGCCACCCAAAAAAAAATGAATTGAGACTGAAGCATGGAGTGCTTCTATTCTACCTTAGTAGATATCGCCGCCTGCAACACGGTGCACTCCTCCGCCCTCTGGAAGGGTCCAGCAGTATGGACAACCAAATCCACACCTGGCGCAAGAGAAAAATTCCAGGTATTTATGTTAAGCTCATCCTGGAGCAAAATTAAACATCTATTTCACTGCTTAGGGGGCTCAAACATCAGGAGAGCTAGCTAGCAAAGCGTTGTTTGGGCTTTGGCAGGGGCTTTGGAGCCTTTGCTGCCAATGTGAAGCTGTACTGCATCATCAATTAACATACTCTAGCTTGCTCTAGCCAGTAGTCACAGCATAATAAGCAGGATGTTTGCATTGCATTAGCATTACTGGTACTGACCCTGCAGCGCTTCCTCCAACATGCCTGCGTCGCGGGTGTCGACCTGGACGAACTCGGACTGGCCCCCAAGCTTAGCTGCAACGGACTCGCCTTTCTCCCTGGCAAATCAAATCAAAACGGGACATCGATTCAGCCTCGACATAAAAGGCTACTCTCTGCTGGACCTGGTCCTACCGGTTCCTGCCACCGACGAGGATGCCGAGGTCGGGGCGGAGTTTGGAGAGCGCGGTGGCCGTGGATCCCCCGACGCGGCCGGTGCCTCCGAGCACGAGCACGCGGCCGGTCCTCGAGGGCTTGCTCCTCCGCTGGGCCTGGGCAGCCTCCCTGGAGCGTGACGGAGCCGCCGCGGCGGGAGCGGGAGGCGCGCACGCTCTGACGACGATGCCCATGGCGCCCATCCCGGTACGGTGCCGCGGCGTGCGGGGCTTATCGCCTATGCACGCTCTGACCGCAGAACGagtgccgcgccgccgccgtgagGACGTGTCGGATGCGTGGCCGTTGGCCGGGACTGGGAGCGGCGCGCGCTATCCCCAGAGTTGATTGGGCCGCTGGACCATCGAGCCAGTTGAGCCTGCCACGGTTTCGCAACGTCGCAAATGTCCCCGTACGGGGGAGCCGAAGGGGCGATTTGCAAAAATGGGACTCGAAACATCGGTCGTTTGTAGATTTGACACTGGACCCACATTCATAGACACagatggacccacttgtcattcaCCCGAGTGTCATCATAATCAAGGAGTCAATCTTTCGAGTgtcatttttgcaattttttcgAGCCGAAGGAAGATGGGCCAGTTCAAAGGCTAACCAAGCATCCTGGTCGACGTCCGGTGACTGAGTGCGGCAAGCACCCTGGCAACATCAAACCAAAGAGGACGGTTGTCACTGGACCTTGCCTTAGAAAGAAGTCGAAAGCGGTCAGATCGAATTACAAAAATTCATATAAGGAATGTTAAGATTCTGGCCGCCTTCATTCTAGGGCAAGCTTGCACATATGCCATATATGTGCTAGGCAACTTTTTTTTATTACCTACTGCAAAACAATTTAATATTGTTTCACTATATAAATTCTCACTTTAATTAAGTTTGGGAATCAAATATTTATCATTCTTTTTTACAtttcttttatgcaactatgcaAGCATGACGAGGGTTTTCTTTTCCACTGGCCTTTCTTACTCCATCTGTCCTTCaatgtatgtatggatgttgtTTCACAATATGAATTCTCAGTTTAATTAAGTTTAGAAATCAAATATTTAACATCTTTTTTATACTTTGTTCATGCAACTATGCAAGTCGGAGAGAAGATCGTACTTTGTGAATAGTTATGGTGCCAAAAGGACTTTTGGCAACTTTTTTTTACCTACTGCAAAACAACTTAGTATTGTTTTACCATATGAATTCTCACTTTAATTAAGTTTGGAGATCAAACATTTACCATCCTTTTTTACATTTCATTTATGCAACTATGCAAGCATGAGTAGGGTTTTCTTTTCCACTAGTGTCCCTCAATGTATTTCTGGATGTTGTTTCACAATATGAATTCTCAGCTTAATTAAGTTTAGAAATCAAATATTTAACATCTTTTTTATACTTTGTTCATGCAACTATGCAAATCGGAGAGAAAAATCGTACTTTGTCAAAAGTTATGGTGCCAAAAGGGCTTTTCGTGGATTGAAGTAATCTATTATTTCTCATTTCTCACCTTTTCTTTTTGTTCGGTTTATAGAATGGAATAAGCTTCTGTCACCATATCATTTCTTACAAATTGATAATGAGTACAAATACGAGGAATGAAGTTATTCTATCAAATTTGAAAGGCATGGACCTACGATGTACCACCTCAACTAAAATAGGATGATTCCTTATATTAAACTAAACACCTCAAAAGTGTCTTGTCCCATGCTACTATGATAGAAAAGCACATTAGTGACGGTTCAAGATGCATATTAGCAATGGAAAAACAAgtatcactactacagatttaCACTTCACTGCCGTAGCGATAAAAGCATCGGTGTGATATTTTCACCGTCAGTTGGACTGATAGGGAGGCCTCGTAAGGAATGAAACTggcagttgaaaaccatcaatgtggcggtggtagtggggttgaattccacCGTCGTTTGGAACGCCGAGCCGACCGGGATAGGCGTTATAGCCGCCAGCCCTACACGACCGTTTGGTGTACTGTCGGcagtaaattcagcgtgagttatttccccatttctcaactacccacaacacagttgcatcaccattactttccTACGGAGTATGCCTCGTCTTCCCTGATGCTTATATTAATTGCTCCTCtctgcttctccatcttcaaggttgccTATTTAAGCCGGGGCTGGATGCGCTTCTTGgcaatccacacactccttcctccttagataCAAATAGATACAGACAAAACTCTTGAGCCAAacatctatattttcttcatcgccatgacgctccttctccaactcctctGGAGAGGGCAGCGGcgttgggagaaggccttcaagatttgATACTACCGGCATCTAGGCGTAGCGGGAGCTGCTGTAACAaccagtcccgacatacatggcccaggcccactcttctGAGGAGTGGTCCGacccgcgtagcaacccgcttgaactttcgtcctcgcttcgttcaaaacggttaaccAAAGGTTACTACGTGTtcctggccctggtatttaagtcgatccggcgatctcagagtttccagtatggtactaaacTGGTTGCACAGTGTTTtcgcggtgctacagtaacatgggCGAACAGCACCCCGAATTTGCCTGTCCCATTTTGGGTGAACAGTACTCATCTACAGTAGCCCCGAAATTTGAATGCTACGGTAACCTGCCCGCTCCTCTGCTACGGTACCACCGGCCCATGACTGGGTTGATTGGGCCCACTTTGacccattaggatgttacaatcatcCCCCTAAGGATTCGACGTCCCCGTCGAATGCCAGATCAGCTTACCCTTTCGGGACATTTATTCCAGGATCCTCCTCTCTTCAACACGTTTGTGTGGCCCCGTGCCGGCGCATGTGTATGCCATGTCGTGTCCACGACGGGTCCACGCACATGCACACAACATACCCGCGCAGTTGTCCCCACGTGCCCGTGAAACCTCGAGAGTCGGCTCTATACCAAATGTAACAACCAATCCCGACATACATGGCACAGGCCCACTCTTCCGAGGAGTGGTCCGACCCGCGTAGCAATCCGTttgaactttcgtcctcgcttcgttcaaaacggttaaccgaaggttactacgcgttcctggccctggtatttaagtcaATCCGGCGATCTCAGAGtttccagtatggtactaaacTGGCTGTGCAGTGTTTTTCGCTGTGCTACAGTAACACGGGTGAACAGTACCCAAAATTTGGCTGGTCCATTTCTGTGGGTGAACAGTACTCGGTCTGCAATAGCCTGAAATTCGGATGCTACAGCAACCGTCCTCTTCTCTGCTACAGTGCCACCGCCCCATGACTGGATTggattgggcccactttggcccgTTAGGATGTTACAgctgctcgatctaggtgctagtAGAAGTTTTGCGATTAAGGGGGTTCACTTATTTGGGCAAGCCAAGGGGTACTGAATGCACTTTGGTATCAATGGTTTGCCCTACGCATTTCTTGTGCCGATTCACCATCCCAGCGCTTTGGCGATCTCCTTTCCCTGGTACAGCAGCGACGACGGCAACGCTTCTCTTCCACGCCCTCCTCGTGACCATCAGACGTGAGCACCACCATATCCTAATCGACAAGGAAGTTAGTACACAAGAAAGGTGGACAAAAAATGGTTTCCTTCATTTTTCCCTACTGCTATACTTACATGTTGACAATTAGTCATCCTATGCAGGAATGCAAATGCTCGCGACCATGAGAGGTGGAGATGCTTCTCTTGCTCTCTTTTGACCGTGAGAGGTACAAcagggaaggtaaagcacctcactgagatgctcctcttcttgctctctctctcgaccatgagaggtgcagatgctagtggaagttttgcgaggtgctgcCTCATCCTTAGCTTGCATTGCCTGTCTCCAGACTCAACTATGGGATGTACCAGTACTCGACaagtctttgttattgtacacctagTAGCCtttgataggtctttgttattgtacaactgTGGAATGTAACTGAAGTTATGAATGAAGCTGTTGTGATGATTGTTATTGTGtcgtttatatatagtttttgccttaaaaaTAATTAATAACTGAATGGCGATGCTTGTTACTCTATTTTTTTAAGTGTCGTAGTATTTGCCTAGGCTACACAGACgtgagataaagcacctcactgagatggtgCTGGGGTGGAAGTATTTGCCTTGATTAATTTGCAAATTGGTTTCCTGTGTTTGCAAATTGTCATTATTGCAGCTCTCATCGCCGTTTCATACGGTGATTCAGCGTTAGTGTTAGATCGCAAAGTGCAGGGAATCAAATGGTCCGCGTTGTCTCTTCCCTGCTCCATCACCCATGACTCGTGTGGGTGGTCGTGGATGTCACAgaccttgactgttgccttccctgctcgtgtttattagtggagatgacttgaataacttgtattaagaaattAGAAACATGTGCAAGGGAATCTGAACCGCATCATATGAGAAGGAAGGTAACTGTAATGGGTTTAGAAAGGAATCATACTtatgtatcattgtattaaggagaaTGAAGAGTTTATCATGTAAATCCCTCTCATAtagatatatacatatcaacaTTGATCTACACCGAATCTACCACATTgatcttgaaagcatctaggcccctagttgggtttcggtgattaatgacaatacatgattactgtgactaacgtgtgttttgcagaggcaatcaagttaggtcacggtaatggagatcaattggacaatcatggtggtcatgcccctacgatggaaatcatttcggttttcaaaggatggacgacaaggttaaggatggactagttctaagtgtcgtttggagttgaagagacacttagagtagtttaggactttatttttcctttggccatactattaaggggggtatagacgggtagcttgacctaggtgagtctagtgagttaggtgtggtgcacacttgctaatcctagcactaggtagctcctaaaaagcccttagatccattggagcaaacttcattcacgtacgttcgaaagttggaagtgaatggagggtcaaatactaaccgaacgctggctccggtgtgatcggacgctggctcagggtccggtcagttcatttgaccgaggtgttTTTGTctggtgcaaccggacgctgagaggtcaagtgatcgaacgctgagggccagcgtccggtcgactccagtaaggttccagagaggggaaATCTCGACCGAACgcattcggtcagtgctgaccggatgctggccagcgtctggtcactttgtaaacactagagttcagggtgaactgaccggcgtgtccggtcaacatgaccggagtgtccggtcaccccgtagaggcacataacggtttgtttttcagcccatgttataaatgcttcctccattcgtgtgtgggggtacttttgctcattccaatagctgagaaacacctttgagagggccaagaagagcaaggtcctagtgaggtgattgagatttgagaatcccaaagagagccctcattagtgagatcaagagtagcaaagtgtgcatccacccttctcattaggtatgtcgtggtcaagtgagagttcgtgcttgttactcttggtgatcgccatcacctagatggcttggtggtgattggaagattggtgatcatccggcggtgcttgtggatgacccaactcaagttgtgagcggttgtgggtgattcaccgcgacggagtgtcgaagaatcaacccgtagagagcacttgatccttgcacggatcaagggggagctacacccttgcgcgggtgctccaacgaggactagtggggagtggtgactcttcgatacctcggcaaaacatcaccgcattcctccttctctctttactttgagcatttactttgagcaattcaattcttatcttttacattcctagaattgccatgctagagtaggattggaacttagggtgctaaacttttgtgcgttagatcaatagaaacactttctaggcacaaggggttaattgggctaaccgtagagtttaattattgcaaagaaagttagaattagcccaattcaccccccctcttgggcatcttgatcctttcaattggtatcagagcctcgtgctcatgtatttaggcttaacagcctagagaaagatatctcacggggatggacctcctcctatctttgagggggatgattttccatattagaaaattcacatggaggcatacttagaagctctagatgttggaatacttagagccaccttacaaggctttccaaaaccttgggatgctactaacctacaaggcgatgagttgaattatgaaaaatgtaatgcaaaggctagaaacaccatatttagaggcctttgtaaagatgtgttcaaccgggtgaggaaccacaaagacacccatgcactatggtccgaCGTTTGTGAGCTCCATGatgggaactaagagtgagcatgaggaacgctatcatcttgcatgaaaaagcttaactcttttgaaatgcttcctaaagaatgttctaatgaaatgtattcacatttgaatgttcttatagaggaagtcaatgggcttggactaactcaaatgcaaccatccgatgttgtaagaaagatcttgaatgtcctccccattgataaatatgggcatattgtgaccgtgcttaatcaaggtgatctttccaccgctacaccgacacaaatcttgggaaagatcaatgctcatgagatgtacatgcacatcacacctcaagatggctcatcctctaacaagaagaaagaaaaggacttagcattcaaagctagtcaagagaagggcaaagcaaggcttgagtatgagagctcaagtgatgatgaagttgatgatgcaagccttgctctcatggtgagaaaaaccgccaagatgctaaagaagctcaacaagagtggcatcaagtttgatggcaagaagaagaagttcttcactagctct is part of the Miscanthus floridulus cultivar M001 chromosome 9, ASM1932011v1, whole genome shotgun sequence genome and encodes:
- the LOC136483300 gene encoding uncharacterized protein isoform X3, with the protein product MGAMGIVVRACAPPAPAAAAPSRSREAAQAQRRSKPSRTGRVLVLGGTGRVGGSTATALSKLRPDLGILVGGRNREKGESVAAKLGGQSEFVQVDTRDAGMLEEALQGVDLVVHTAGPFQRAEECTVLQAAISTKTPYIDVCDDTDYSWRAKGFHEQAKAAGVPAITTAGIYPGVSNVMAAELVHAARSENGEPERLRFFYYTAGTGGAGPTILATSFLLLGEDVIAYNKGEEIKLKPYSGALNIDFGKGVRKKNVYLLNLPEVKSAFKILGVPTVSARFGTAPFFWNWGMQAFANFLPVEFLRDRNKVQKLVQSVDPLVRAVDGIAGERVSMRVDLDCSNGRNTIGLFTHKKLSVITRNTLWTASKHILDQNG
- the LOC136483300 gene encoding uncharacterized protein isoform X1, which gives rise to MGAMGIVVRACAPPAPAAAAPSRSREAAQAQRRSKPSRTGRVLVLGGTGRVGGSTATALSKLRPDLGILVGGRNREKGESVAAKLGGQSEFVQVDTRDAGMLEEALQGVDLVVHTAGPFQRAEECTVLQAAISTKTPYIDVCDDTDYSWRAKGFHEQAKAAGVPAITTAGIYPGVSNVMAAELVHAARSENGEPERLRFFYYTAGTGGAGPTILATSFLLLGEDVIAYNKGEEIKLKPYSGALNIDFGKGVRKKNVYLLNLPEVKSAFKILGVPTVSARFGTAPFFWNWGMQAFANFLPVEFLRDRNKVQKLVQSVDPLVRAVDGIAGERVSMRVDLDCSNGRNTIGLFTHKKLSVSVGFATAAFALAVLEGNTQPGVWFPEEPEGIPIEARKLLLERASQGTSNFVMNKPSWMVETDPKEVGLGIYV
- the LOC136483300 gene encoding uncharacterized protein isoform X2; the protein is MGAMGIVVRACAPPAPAAAAPSRSREAAQAQRRSKPSRTGRVLVLGGTGRVGGSTATALSKLRPDLGILVGGRNREKGESVAAKLGGQSEFVQVDTRDAGMLEEALQGVDLVVHTAGPFQRAEECTVLQAAISTKTPYIDVCDDTDYSWRAKGFHEQAKAAGVPAITTAGIYPGVSNVMAAELVHAARSENGEPERLRFFYYTAGTGGAGPTILATSFLLLGEDVIAYNKGTSSLCTSAIAPMEFLTEFLRDRNKVQKLVQSVDPLVRAVDGIAGERVSMRVDLDCSNGRNTIGLFTHKKLSVSVGFATAAFALAVLEGNTQPGVWFPEEPEGIPIEARKLLLERASQGTSNFVMNKPSWMVETDPKEVGLGIYV